One genomic window of Leptotrichia trevisanii DSM 22070 includes the following:
- the disA gene encoding DNA integrity scanning diadenylate cyclase DisA — MIKKAVNKKKILEHIFDRVAPGTALREAIDKIQEAKLGALIVLGNPSNLKDVMGGGFELNTVYSPQKVYELSKMDGGIILSEDIKTIYGANIQLQPNYSIETDESGTRHQAAHRIAQQKGNLVVAVSERRNKITIYYGKFRYLLNEIGDLLTKSSQAITALEKYSIAIEKNHVNLSILEFDNMVTLYDIVECVRMYGLLFRMSEELIEYMAELGSEGRLIKIQYEEIMLNKNESFDALIKDYKISDETAEKIGLRVKSLTKEELLDDEKIVYLLGFDANIINLDEKIQPRGYGLLSNITKISKKDRDVLVKEFSNVQSILMSTASDIAKIKGVSKYKAEHINKSLKRIKNRAVIDRE; from the coding sequence ATGATAAAAAAGGCAGTTAATAAGAAGAAAATATTGGAGCATATATTTGACAGGGTAGCACCGGGAACAGCTTTGAGAGAAGCGATAGATAAAATTCAGGAGGCAAAGCTGGGAGCATTGATTGTACTGGGGAATCCTAGTAATCTGAAAGATGTGATGGGCGGAGGATTTGAACTGAACACGGTATATTCGCCACAAAAGGTTTATGAACTGTCCAAAATGGATGGTGGGATTATTTTGTCAGAGGATATAAAGACGATTTATGGAGCAAATATTCAATTACAGCCCAATTATTCGATAGAGACGGATGAAAGTGGGACAAGACATCAGGCGGCACACAGAATAGCTCAGCAGAAGGGAAATCTGGTTGTGGCTGTTTCTGAAAGACGGAATAAAATTACGATATATTATGGGAAATTTAGATATTTGTTAAATGAAATTGGGGATTTGCTGACAAAATCTTCACAGGCGATAACGGCTCTTGAAAAATATTCAATTGCGATTGAAAAAAACCATGTGAACTTGTCAATTCTTGAATTTGACAATATGGTAACACTTTATGATATTGTGGAATGTGTGAGAATGTATGGGCTGCTTTTCAGAATGTCGGAGGAACTGATTGAATATATGGCGGAACTTGGAAGTGAAGGACGGCTTATAAAAATTCAGTATGAAGAAATAATGTTAAACAAAAACGAAAGTTTTGATGCTCTCATAAAGGATTATAAGATAAGTGATGAAACAGCGGAGAAAATTGGATTAAGGGTAAAATCCCTGACTAAAGAAGAGTTGCTGGATGATGAAAAAATCGTGTATCTTCTAGGGTTTGATGCAAATATCATAAATCTTGATGAAAAGATACAGCCACGTGGATACGGGCTTTTGAGCAATATAACGAAAATAAGCAAAAAGGACAGGGACGTTCTTGTAAAGGAATTCTCAAATGTCCAGTCAATCCTGATGTCAACTGCCTCAGACATTGCTAAAATAAAGGGAGTAAGCAAATACAAGGCTGAACACATTAATAAATCATTGAAACGGATAAAAAACAGGGCAGTAATTGACAGGGAATAA
- the lepB gene encoding signal peptidase I: MNMLLWGAFYLVASLFLLFFFFKEKQVIHWIRMKEDEILQKVPLGRNNGSFTAGNILTIVALIITSVFFVIVDKTPDSDIFIKVWGIYGVFIINTVFYILRKEHEWIFLLNLIMLFLSRLMFNIMDMNFHIYLGINVIISLILIYLFKELPKEKIDEQTILKEAVHENKKLEKILTEAKVKNENAEEIFKKIFPKENITVEERIEREKRKRSTFGKALSRIDNALIAIILVGLIQMFYIGNYVIPTGSMEPTIRIQDRVFTNMVKYHFSSPKVGHIIAFKEPMENKLMFTKRIVGAAGDTLQIAKGKMTITEFKITNIDKEPRDPEYNGDKKHDKLEEARYEKELKEYRDREVQEVGGAMIINGQESEILKRVTPQKLYLPEGILMNNKIYIPKKGDKVKLDKVIAIDKKFYETVKGGLVAETDWKSYYDGKGYKNLTGKEFLELIKTDKNFKDIIGSNDIYKANFNDVLTNKYYTFTLKVEGRDEMVMPIMDFKYDDELFKRLLNGETITLDTNYYMAMGDNTSNSHDTRYFGLVAEPRIKGELLVRWWPLTRIGLL, from the coding sequence ATGAATATGTTATTATGGGGAGCATTTTATCTTGTTGCATCGTTATTTCTATTATTTTTCTTTTTTAAAGAAAAACAGGTTATTCATTGGATAAGAATGAAGGAAGATGAAATATTGCAAAAAGTGCCGCTTGGGAGAAATAATGGAAGTTTTACGGCGGGGAATATTTTAACAATAGTTGCGTTAATTATTACATCAGTGTTTTTTGTGATTGTAGATAAAACACCGGATTCTGATATTTTTATAAAAGTTTGGGGAATTTATGGAGTGTTTATTATAAATACGGTATTTTATATTTTAAGAAAAGAGCATGAATGGATTTTTTTACTTAATCTTATAATGTTATTTCTGAGCAGATTAATGTTTAATATTATGGATATGAATTTTCATATTTACTTGGGAATAAATGTTATAATTTCATTGATTCTCATTTATTTATTTAAAGAACTGCCAAAAGAAAAAATTGATGAACAGACGATTTTAAAGGAAGCTGTACATGAAAATAAAAAATTGGAAAAAATATTGACAGAGGCAAAAGTAAAAAATGAAAATGCGGAAGAAATTTTCAAAAAAATATTTCCAAAGGAAAATATTACAGTGGAAGAAAGAATTGAAAGAGAAAAAAGAAAGAGAAGCACGTTTGGAAAAGCACTTTCGAGAATTGACAACGCATTAATTGCAATTATTTTGGTAGGGCTTATACAAATGTTTTATATTGGGAATTACGTAATTCCAACAGGTTCAATGGAACCTACAATTAGAATTCAGGACAGAGTTTTCACAAATATGGTTAAATACCATTTTTCATCACCAAAAGTCGGACATATAATAGCCTTTAAGGAACCAATGGAAAATAAGCTGATGTTTACAAAGAGAATAGTCGGGGCGGCTGGAGATACTTTACAAATTGCAAAAGGGAAGATGACTATAACTGAATTTAAAATTACAAACATTGACAAGGAACCAAGAGATCCTGAATATAATGGCGATAAAAAGCACGATAAACTTGAAGAAGCAAGATATGAGAAAGAATTAAAAGAATATCGTGATCGTGAGGTTCAAGAAGTTGGTGGAGCAATGATAATAAATGGACAAGAATCAGAAATTTTAAAAAGAGTAACACCTCAAAAATTATATTTGCCTGAAGGAATACTTATGAATAATAAAATTTATATTCCGAAAAAAGGCGATAAAGTAAAGCTAGACAAAGTTATCGCAATTGATAAGAAATTTTATGAAACAGTAAAAGGCGGCTTGGTTGCAGAAACTGACTGGAAAAGTTATTACGATGGAAAAGGTTATAAAAATTTGACTGGAAAAGAATTCCTGGAATTAATAAAAACAGATAAAAACTTTAAAGATATAATTGGGAGCAATGATATATACAAAGCTAATTTCAATGATGTATTAACTAACAAGTACTATACATTCACTCTAAAAGTGGAAGGCAGAGATGAAATGGTTATGCCGATTATGGACTTTAAGTATGATGATGAATTGTTCAAAAGATTGTTAAATGGAGAAACTATAACACTTGATACTAATTATTATATGGCTATGGGAGATAACACTTCAAATAGTCATGACACAAGATACTTTGGACTTGTAGCTGAACCTAGAATTAAAGGGGAATTACTTGTAAGATGGTGGCCTTTAACTAGAATTGGGTTATTATAA
- the coaD gene encoding pantetheine-phosphate adenylyltransferase — translation MEKVALYPGSFDPITKGHIDIIKRSSNLFDKLIIGIFKNSTKSKAWFSDEEKVEMIEEILKKENINAEIKIFNGLLVDFMCKENVNILIRGLRALSDYEYELQFTLTNKTLAKSEFETVFLTASREYLYLSSSLVKEVALNKGDLSFFVTENVEKRLIERVKKLK, via the coding sequence ATGGAAAAAGTGGCATTGTATCCGGGAAGTTTTGATCCAATAACGAAGGGACATATTGATATTATAAAGCGTTCTTCAAATTTATTTGATAAGTTAATAATAGGAATTTTTAAAAATTCTACAAAATCAAAAGCCTGGTTTTCGGATGAAGAAAAAGTCGAAATGATAGAAGAAATCTTGAAAAAAGAAAATATTAATGCTGAAATAAAAATTTTTAACGGATTATTAGTTGATTTTATGTGTAAAGAAAACGTAAATATTCTAATAAGAGGCTTACGTGCCTTGTCAGACTATGAATATGAACTGCAGTTTACCTTGACAAATAAGACACTTGCGAAAAGTGAATTTGAAACTGTATTTTTGACGGCTTCAAGAGAATATCTGTACTTAAGTTCAAGTCTTGTGAAGGAAGTTGCATTAAATAAGGGGGATTTAAGTTTTTTTGTAACGGAAAATGTGGAAAAACGTTTGATTGAGAGAGTTAAGAAATTGAAATGA
- the radA gene encoding DNA repair protein RadA: MAVKKGKTKYICSECGYSSLKWLGRCPNCDSWGTFEEEIDIKSTFKNVESKEVSISKITEIEIEKEFRMVTPFEEFDRVLGGGLIKGEVVLITGSPGIGKSTFLLQLSQEYAKIGNVFYVSGEESPRQIKQRAERVNVKSENLYILNDTNIEKIESVILKDKPKVVVIDSIQTLYSENVNSIPGSVTQIRETTLKIIEIAKKNEIAFYIVGHVTKDGKLAGPKLLEHMVDAVLQIEGEENSYYRIIRSIKNRYGSTNEISIFDMKENGISEVKNPSEFFISDRDEKNIGSIIVPIFEGSRVFLFEVQSLLGTPNFGMPRRTVEGYDKTRVEILSAVLSRSLKVDVNSKDIYINIPGGIDLNDRSSDLAVVFSLLSSVKGVPISQKIAAIGELGLRGEVRKVSFIKNRVNELEKMGFAGVYLPKSHQADFEKEKTKIKLNYISNISELVERIR, from the coding sequence ATGGCTGTAAAAAAAGGAAAGACAAAATACATATGCTCGGAATGTGGCTACAGTTCATTAAAATGGCTGGGAAGATGTCCTAACTGCGACTCGTGGGGAACATTTGAAGAGGAAATTGACATAAAGAGCACTTTTAAAAATGTGGAATCAAAAGAAGTTTCGATAAGCAAGATAACAGAAATTGAAATAGAAAAAGAATTTCGGATGGTAACGCCTTTTGAGGAATTTGACAGGGTGCTGGGAGGTGGACTGATAAAGGGGGAAGTTGTGCTGATTACTGGAAGCCCTGGGATTGGGAAATCGACTTTCCTGCTTCAGTTGTCACAGGAATATGCAAAAATTGGAAATGTATTCTATGTTTCGGGAGAAGAATCGCCACGACAGATAAAACAGCGTGCAGAACGTGTCAATGTAAAAAGTGAAAATTTGTATATTCTGAATGACACAAATATTGAAAAAATCGAAAGTGTAATTTTAAAGGATAAGCCGAAAGTTGTTGTAATTGATTCAATTCAGACGCTTTATTCAGAAAATGTGAATTCCATTCCCGGAAGTGTTACACAGATTCGGGAAACTACTTTAAAAATCATTGAAATTGCTAAAAAAAATGAAATTGCATTTTATATTGTGGGACATGTTACGAAGGATGGAAAACTGGCGGGGCCAAAATTGCTTGAGCATATGGTGGATGCTGTGTTGCAAATTGAAGGGGAGGAAAACAGTTATTATAGAATTATCCGTTCGATAAAAAACCGTTATGGCTCCACAAATGAAATTTCAATTTTTGATATGAAGGAAAATGGAATTAGTGAAGTGAAGAATCCGTCTGAATTTTTTATAAGCGACAGGGATGAAAAAAATATTGGCAGCATTATTGTGCCAATTTTTGAAGGAAGCCGTGTATTCTTATTTGAAGTGCAGTCATTACTGGGAACACCAAATTTTGGAATGCCACGAAGGACAGTTGAGGGATATGACAAAACTCGTGTGGAAATATTGAGTGCGGTTTTATCACGTTCCTTGAAGGTGGATGTAAATTCAAAAGATATTTATATAAATATTCCAGGCGGAATTGACTTGAATGACAGGAGTTCTGATTTGGCGGTAGTTTTCTCGCTTCTGTCCTCAGTAAAGGGAGTGCCAATAAGCCAGAAAATAGCAGCTATTGGAGAATTGGGATTACGTGGAGAGGTGAGAAAGGTTTCATTTATAAAAAATAGGGTAAATGAACTGGAAAAAATGGGATTTGCAGGAGTGTATCTTCCAAAAAGCCATCAGGCAGACTTTGAAAAGGAAAAAACAAAAATAAAACTTAATTATATAAGTAACATAAGTGAACTTGTCGAGAGGATAAGATAA
- a CDS encoding acyl carrier protein, producing the protein MLDKIKSIVVDQLGVDEDQVTEDASFVDDLGADSLDTVELIMAFEEEFDIEIPDEDAQKIKTVKDVIEYIESK; encoded by the coding sequence ATGCTAGATAAAATTAAATCAATAGTAGTAGATCAATTAGGAGTAGACGAGGATCAAGTAACTGAAGATGCGTCTTTCGTTGATGATTTAGGAGCTGATTCATTAGATACAGTTGAATTAATCATGGCTTTTGAAGAAGAATTCGACATTGAAATTCCTGATGAAGATGCACAAAAAATTAAAACAGTTAAAGATGTAATCGAATATATTGAATCTAAATAA
- the rnc gene encoding ribonuclease III, with protein METGANRDAKELMQKIGYEFKNEEYLEEALTHRSYSNETEKTRRFNNEKLEFLGDAVVNLITTEYIYELYEKKTEGELAKLKSQIISEPVFSTIASEMELGEYLYLSNGEIMSGGRNRRSILGDAFEALIGAIFKDSDYYTAKNVALKLLLGKINKLEEIEGTGDYKTVLQEFVQGKYRKMPEYKLLNTKGPDHDKVFEISVSWNNKIYGVGTGKSKKEAEKHAAKEALARMKK; from the coding sequence ATGGAAACAGGTGCAAATAGGGATGCTAAGGAACTTATGCAGAAAATAGGATATGAATTTAAGAATGAGGAATATCTGGAAGAAGCCTTGACACATAGATCCTATTCCAATGAAACGGAAAAAACTAGGAGATTTAACAATGAAAAACTTGAATTTCTGGGAGATGCGGTGGTAAATCTTATAACGACGGAATATATTTACGAGCTTTACGAAAAAAAGACGGAAGGTGAGCTTGCCAAACTAAAAAGTCAAATTATAAGTGAACCTGTGTTTTCAACTATTGCGAGTGAGATGGAACTGGGAGAATATTTGTATTTGAGCAATGGTGAAATTATGTCTGGCGGGAGAAACAGAAGATCTATTTTAGGTGATGCGTTTGAGGCTTTGATTGGTGCGATTTTTAAAGATTCAGATTATTATACTGCGAAAAATGTGGCATTAAAACTTTTGCTTGGGAAAATAAACAAACTTGAGGAAATAGAAGGAACTGGCGATTATAAGACGGTTTTGCAGGAATTTGTTCAAGGGAAGTACAGAAAAATGCCAGAATACAAGTTGCTTAATACAAAGGGCCCTGATCACGATAAGGTTTTTGAAATTTCTGTAAGTTGGAATAATAAAATTTATGGTGTGGGAACTGGAAAAAGTAAAAAGGAAGCTGAAAAACATGCAGCAAAAGAGGCACTGGCAAGAATGAAAAAATAA
- the fabF gene encoding beta-ketoacyl-ACP synthase II — MRRVVVTGIGLVTPLGTGKDKAWKNLLAGECGIDKITQFDSSEHPVHIAAEVKDFVPENYIEKKELKKIARFSQFAIAASKEALEDAKLEITDKNADRIGVIIGSGIGGLDVIEQEVEKLVTRGPKRVSPFYIPAAILNMASGNTSIYIGAKGPNKTVVTACASGTNSIGDAFQAILLGKADAMIAGGTEATVTPSGIAGFANLKALSTNPDPKTASRPFTADRDGFVLGEGSGVLVLEELEHAKKRGAKIYAEVVGYGETGDAYHMTAPSDGGEGAARAFKMALEQGNIKPEEVGYINAHGTSTPANDKNETQAIKSVFGEHAYNLSVSSTKGATGHLLGGAGGIEAAFLALAISEGIMPPTINYENPDPLCDLDYVPNKAVKRDIEVGMSSSLGFGGHNAVLAFRKYR; from the coding sequence ATGAGAAGAGTAGTTGTTACAGGAATAGGACTGGTAACTCCGTTGGGTACGGGGAAGGATAAGGCTTGGAAAAATTTATTGGCTGGGGAATGTGGGATTGATAAAATTACACAGTTTGACAGTTCAGAACATCCAGTGCATATTGCAGCGGAAGTAAAGGATTTTGTGCCTGAAAATTATATTGAGAAAAAAGAATTGAAAAAAATAGCTAGATTTTCACAATTTGCGATTGCGGCGTCTAAAGAGGCATTGGAAGATGCAAAATTGGAAATTACGGATAAAAATGCGGATAGAATTGGAGTAATTATTGGTTCTGGAATTGGGGGGCTGGATGTAATTGAGCAGGAAGTGGAAAAACTTGTTACTAGAGGGCCTAAAAGAGTATCGCCATTTTATATTCCAGCGGCAATCTTGAATATGGCTTCTGGAAATACTTCGATTTACATAGGAGCAAAAGGGCCTAATAAGACAGTTGTTACCGCCTGTGCTTCGGGAACGAACTCGATTGGGGATGCTTTTCAGGCAATTTTATTAGGGAAAGCTGATGCAATGATAGCTGGAGGGACAGAAGCAACAGTGACTCCATCAGGAATCGCAGGATTTGCGAACTTGAAAGCGTTATCAACTAATCCGGATCCTAAGACTGCATCACGTCCATTTACAGCGGATAGAGATGGATTTGTGCTTGGAGAAGGTTCTGGAGTGCTAGTATTGGAAGAATTGGAACATGCTAAAAAACGTGGAGCAAAAATTTATGCGGAAGTTGTGGGATATGGAGAAACTGGAGATGCTTACCATATGACAGCACCGTCTGATGGTGGAGAAGGAGCTGCAAGAGCATTTAAAATGGCTTTGGAGCAAGGAAATATCAAACCTGAGGAAGTTGGATATATCAATGCACACGGGACATCTACACCTGCAAACGATAAAAATGAAACTCAGGCGATAAAATCAGTATTTGGAGAACACGCATACAACCTTTCTGTAAGTTCTACGAAAGGTGCAACTGGACACTTGCTAGGTGGAGCGGGAGGAATCGAAGCAGCATTTCTGGCACTTGCAATTTCGGAAGGAATTATGCCTCCAACTATAAATTATGAAAATCCTGATCCATTGTGTGATTTGGACTATGTACCAAATAAAGCTGTGAAAAGGGATATTGAAGTAGGAATGTCAAGTTCACTGGGATTTGGTGGACATAATGCAGTTTTAGCATTTAGAAAATATAGATAA
- a CDS encoding GNAT family N-acetyltransferase, whose protein sequence is MENIVSELVKIHNENFKNRVGDKYFSEMMLGEQYEIYCLFNFTGENIFVEKLKKEDKNKTLEKSQKEKTDLGKNEKIEKNVLGYVAFYGTIESIDIFEVAIKKEYQGQGFGEKLLIESIENLIKDNKNAGIKNINFSENKFLLEVNENNVKALKLYKKIGFEEISVRKNYYGNNENAIIMIKYS, encoded by the coding sequence ATGGAAAATATTGTGAGTGAATTGGTTAAAATTCATAATGAAAACTTTAAAAATAGAGTTGGGGATAAATATTTTTCTGAAATGATGTTAGGTGAGCAGTATGAGATATACTGCTTATTTAATTTTACAGGAGAAAATATTTTTGTGGAAAAATTAAAAAAAGAAGATAAAAATAAAACTTTAGAAAAAAGTCAAAAAGAAAAAACGGATTTGGGCAAAAATGAAAAAATTGAGAAAAATGTGTTGGGATATGTCGCATTTTATGGTACAATAGAGAGCATAGATATTTTTGAGGTAGCAATAAAAAAAGAATATCAAGGACAAGGTTTTGGTGAAAAATTATTAATTGAAAGTATAGAAAATTTGATTAAAGATAATAAAAATGCAGGAATTAAAAATATAAATTTTTCAGAAAATAAATTTTTGCTGGAAGTTAATGAAAATAATGTGAAGGCACTAAAACTTTATAAAAAAATTGGATTTGAAGAAATTTCCGTAAGAAAAAATTATTATGGGAATAATGAGAATGCAATAATAATGATTAAATATAGTTAA
- a CDS encoding DEAD/DEAH box helicase, with the protein MRENSISLELKKQITPSIFVIGQEYYNKSLGNITALFADGNFLTVEGEYKENSLCKTSITMEQKKGEFVEANCDCMFFKNSKKNCCKHVVTLGMMADHSEKISKVIGTDEIEMMFEDDFEEDNKKLAKIKEKEQKAKTEKVVKQNLVNDNKNKSRQRIKLKDKNLNIKKLDKSSEIFEKIGNIENNELQSIDKKSKSSEARFEIIEGNAENIVKDGNVKVEMDFQNSQKIKNNEEILENLESVSEKINEIYNLHVENQNIEVEEQQEMRLEVEIDEGSYSDYKYGYDYNQENTARGYILRLKTGLKKTYYVKDILKFIEAIVKDREYEITSKITYNPKTYFFNEVNKKIIHAIYEYSKEIQSVIDSGIKDKKGLKVYEMLLNRLLAAMEKGKSLILLGEQKQIMNSYEPLFILENDKIIMRNIEKISENSPFYTFSNDTTKVFKMDKNEMRFFEKFDFLDMELFNQLPWEENQKLRAVLEYENINVAEYIDEDGNIDIFVTETDEKELVKINLSNTVCAVEKNGKYFIPRKNVSLFEELKKHVESYSFVNMGLTEDTYNVNYEGLGKISEYIDKMHADKVKIHLDNKIKNARNIDVHIGIKKVEHNFLNVSFDIEGIKTEDVEIVMEAIKNEQKYITLSSGELVKIANKSIEELVGITDSISNLKVGENKISKIKALQLAQISKNIQDELVKMDEFKGLFHKIKNRQEIEPNNINVELFPYQKLGFNWLKNMYDIGFGGILADDMGLGKTLQTISLLNEIYQENRGFSALIIVPSSLLYNWKEEIIKFTGINPTLIEGTAAQRKEIISRRSKGFLITTYQALRNDIEEYKSRDFDIVVLDEAQNIKTTTSQIKKAVMKINSKVNFALTGTPVENNILELWSIFDFVIPGYLDNLTKFKKTYKEAIVNPNSSKIHNLREIIAPFLLRRTKKEVLTELPDKIESNMVVTLSNEQKQLYMSYIKQAKSEMKKFNENENNRMKILAILTKLRQICNSPTLFKEDYKGDVAKLEVLRDLLPDITENGHRLLIFSQFVGTLKEIEKELASMGIEYFYIDGSVKSKERVDICNRFNAGERQVVLISLKAGGTGLNLVGADVVIHYDPWWNIAVENQASDRAYRIGQKKSVQVIKLVTEGTIEEKIIKIQENKRQLSENLLESKDGEKVLFEMSDKELMELLS; encoded by the coding sequence ATGAGAGAGAATAGTATTTCGTTAGAATTAAAAAAACAGATAACACCAAGTATTTTTGTAATTGGACAGGAATATTATAATAAAAGTTTGGGGAATATAACTGCACTTTTTGCCGATGGGAACTTTTTGACGGTGGAAGGTGAGTATAAGGAAAATAGTCTTTGTAAGACATCAATTACAATGGAGCAAAAAAAAGGGGAATTTGTTGAAGCTAACTGTGATTGCATGTTTTTCAAGAACAGCAAAAAAAATTGTTGTAAACATGTTGTAACTTTGGGGATGATGGCGGATCATTCGGAAAAAATTTCAAAGGTTATTGGGACTGATGAAATTGAGATGATGTTTGAGGATGATTTTGAGGAAGATAATAAAAAATTAGCCAAAATTAAGGAAAAAGAGCAAAAAGCTAAAACTGAAAAAGTTGTTAAACAAAATTTGGTGAACGATAATAAGAATAAATCAAGACAGAGAATAAAATTAAAAGATAAAAATTTGAATATAAAAAAATTAGATAAATCAAGTGAAATTTTTGAAAAAATAGGAAATATTGAAAATAATGAGTTGCAAAGTATTGATAAAAAAAGTAAAAGTTCGGAAGCTAGATTTGAAATAATTGAAGGAAATGCTGAAAATATTGTAAAAGATGGGAATGTGAAAGTGGAGATGGATTTTCAAAATTCCCAGAAAATTAAAAATAACGAGGAAATATTGGAAAATCTTGAAAGTGTTTCTGAGAAAATTAATGAAATTTATAATTTACATGTGGAAAATCAGAATATTGAAGTGGAAGAACAGCAGGAAATGCGACTGGAAGTTGAAATTGACGAAGGAAGTTACAGCGACTATAAATACGGATATGACTATAATCAGGAAAATACTGCACGAGGATATATTTTACGGTTAAAAACGGGATTAAAGAAAACTTACTATGTAAAGGATATTTTAAAATTTATCGAAGCAATTGTGAAAGACAGAGAATATGAAATAACTTCAAAAATTACCTATAATCCAAAAACTTACTTTTTTAATGAGGTAAATAAAAAAATAATTCATGCAATTTATGAATATAGTAAGGAAATTCAGAGTGTAATTGATAGCGGAATTAAGGATAAAAAAGGGTTAAAGGTGTATGAAATGCTTTTGAATAGGTTGCTTGCCGCTATGGAAAAAGGAAAGAGCCTGATTCTTCTAGGGGAGCAAAAGCAGATAATGAATTCATATGAGCCATTATTTATACTGGAAAATGATAAAATTATAATGAGAAATATTGAAAAAATTTCTGAAAATAGTCCATTTTACACTTTTTCAAATGACACTACCAAAGTCTTTAAAATGGATAAAAATGAAATGAGATTTTTTGAAAAATTTGATTTTTTGGATATGGAGCTGTTTAATCAGCTGCCTTGGGAGGAAAATCAGAAATTAAGGGCAGTTCTGGAGTATGAAAATATTAATGTTGCCGAATATATTGATGAGGACGGAAATATTGATATTTTTGTTACGGAAACGGATGAAAAGGAACTTGTAAAAATTAATTTGTCGAATACTGTATGTGCAGTTGAAAAAAATGGTAAATATTTTATTCCAAGAAAAAATGTGAGCTTGTTTGAAGAGCTGAAAAAACACGTGGAAAGTTATTCCTTTGTGAATATGGGATTGACAGAAGATACTTATAATGTGAATTATGAAGGCTTGGGAAAAATTTCGGAATATATTGACAAAATGCATGCTGATAAGGTAAAAATTCATTTGGATAATAAAATAAAAAATGCACGGAATATTGATGTTCATATTGGAATAAAAAAAGTGGAACATAATTTTTTGAATGTCAGCTTTGATATTGAGGGAATAAAGACTGAAGATGTGGAAATTGTGATGGAAGCTATTAAAAATGAGCAGAAATACATAACGCTTTCGAGCGGGGAACTTGTAAAAATTGCCAATAAAAGTATTGAAGAATTAGTTGGAATTACAGATTCCATTTCCAATCTGAAAGTGGGAGAAAATAAGATTTCTAAAATAAAGGCACTGCAGCTTGCCCAAATTTCAAAAAATATTCAGGATGAACTTGTGAAAATGGATGAATTTAAGGGTTTGTTTCATAAAATAAAAAATCGACAGGAAATTGAACCAAATAATATAAATGTAGAATTATTTCCGTATCAGAAGCTAGGATTTAACTGGCTGAAAAATATGTATGATATTGGGTTTGGCGGAATTCTGGCTGATGATATGGGACTTGGTAAGACTTTGCAGACAATTTCGCTGTTAAATGAGATTTATCAGGAAAATAGAGGCTTTTCGGCATTAATTATTGTGCCAAGTTCGCTATTGTACAACTGGAAGGAAGAAATTATCAAATTTACAGGGATAAATCCAACTCTGATTGAAGGAACAGCTGCTCAAAGAAAAGAAATTATTTCAAGAAGATCAAAAGGCTTCTTGATAACAACTTATCAGGCCTTGAGAAATGATATTGAAGAGTACAAAAGCAGGGATTTTGACATAGTAGTGCTGGATGAGGCTCAAAATATAAAAACAACGACTTCTCAAATAAAAAAAGCCGTTATGAAAATCAACAGTAAAGTAAATTTTGCATTGACGGGAACCCCAGTAGAAAACAACATTCTGGAACTATGGTCAATCTTTGATTTCGTAATACCAGGATACTTAGATAATTTGACAAAATTCAAGAAAACCTACAAGGAAGCGATTGTAAATCCAAATTCTTCTAAAATACATAATTTACGTGAAATTATCGCTCCATTTTTATTGAGAAGAACAAAAAAGGAAGTTCTTACAGAATTACCAGATAAAATTGAGTCAAATATGGTTGTAACATTAAGTAATGAGCAGAAACAGCTGTATATGTCCTATATAAAACAGGCTAAAAGTGAAATGAAGAAATTTAATGAAAATGAGAATAATCGTATGAAAATATTGGCTATCTTGACAAAATTGCGTCAAATTTGTAATTCGCCAACTTTATTCAAGGAAGATTACAAGGGTGATGTGGCAAAATTGGAAGTATTGCGTGATTTATTGCCAGATATTACAGAAAATGGACATAGACTGCTTATATTCTCACAATTCGTAGGAACCTTGAAGGAAATTGAAAAAGAGCTTGCAAGTATGGGAATTGAGTATTTTTATATTGATGGAAGTGTAAAATCGAAGGAAAGAGTGGATATTTGTAATAGATTTAACGCTGGAGAGCGGCAAGTTGTATTGATTTCGCTAAAAGCAGGTGGAACGGGATTAAATCTTGTTGGAGCGGATGTTGTAATTCATTATGATCCGTGGTGGAATATTGCTGTGGAAAATCAGGCGAGTGACAGGGCATATAGAATTGGACAGAAAAAAAGTGTGCAAGTTATAAAACTTGTTACAGAAGGTACAATTGAGGAAAAAATTATAAAAATTCAGGAAAATAAACGTCAGTTAAGTGAAAATCTGCTGGAAAGCAAAGATGGGGAAAAGGTCTTATTTGAAATGAGTGATAAGGAATTAATGGAATTATTGAGCTAA